The genomic DNA TGCTCGCCGTCCGGCGCGGTCAGCTCGACCCGGAACTCCTGCTCCGGCGGCTGCTCCTGATGAGCGGCATAGGCGAAGTTGCGGGTCCGTACGCCGATGTGGGCCACGTGCCGCAGGCGCGCCGTCGGCTCGCGCGTGACGCCGAGCGCGTCGGCGACGTCCTGTCCGTGGGCCCAGGTCTCCATCTGGCGCGCCGTGACCATCGAGGCCACGCTCATCGGCGGGCCGTACCAGGGGATCTTCGCGCCGCTCGCGGCGTGCTCACGCAGCGTCTCCTGCAGCGCGGCCCGCCCGCGGCCCCAACGGTCGAGCAGGTCTGCAGGCGGAGTCGTCACGCCGACCGCTGCGCCCTCGTCGACGGGGTCGCGACCCTGCTCGTACGCCGCGAGCGCCTCGCGCAGGTGCGGCCCGGTGAACTCCTCGGGGTCGGCAACGGCCAGCAGCGCGGCGTCGTCGGTCCAGGCCAGGTGGGCGATCTGGTGGGCGATGGTCCAGCCCTCGGCAGGAGTCGCGGTCGACCAGGCGTCGTCCGCG from Luteipulveratus halotolerans includes the following:
- a CDS encoding TIGR03084 family metal-binding protein, which produces MADIAALLDDLRAEGDDLERLVAPLADDAWSTATPAEGWTIAHQIAHLAWTDDAALLAVADPEEFTGPHLREALAAYEQGRDPVDEGAAVGVTTPPADLLDRWGRGRAALQETLREHAASGAKIPWYGPPMSVASMVTARQMETWAHGQDVADALGVTREPTARLRHVAHIGVRTRNFAYAAHQEQPPEQEFRVELTAPDGEQWTWGPDDAAQRVTGPALDFALLVTQRRHVDDLALAADGEDPQHWLTIAQAFAGPPGAGREAGQFA